From Oxyura jamaicensis isolate SHBP4307 breed ruddy duck chromosome 26, BPBGC_Ojam_1.0, whole genome shotgun sequence:
CTAATAAAACAGCAAGTTATGAATACCTAATAAAACAGCAAGCTGTGAGAACATACTCATGACACAGGCCTGAATTTATTagagataatattttttaacatttatttctttcatctcttctctttttgtcaATATAACATACTAAAGTGTTTAGCATTTTTCCTACataattcctttgttttccattttttcagttcagtaacCTTTTAAACCTGATCTTTTGGAAAAGCtggagaataaagaaaaaattcttaTAAGTGACCgctttttgtatgttttcagattttctccATTTATAAGAAGTTTTAAAGTGATGGAATGGCTGACTGGGATTCATTTTAGCTAACTCTGGCTGCATTCACATATGTCAAGCATAGTCAGAGAGGTTGACTTTCCATAAGTAGAGAGGCAACTCTCTAGCTTATACCTTATAGAAAACATGTTTAGAACTGGAAAAAAGGCTTCTCAGATGGACTATTATCTATCTATTTACTAACAGATTATAAAAGAAGCCTCAGTGAATAGGCCAAGAACTTCACTTAGAACCCAAGTGAAGGAAGATGAATCCCACACAGAATTATCTTCTCTAGCTCTGCAATGTTCCCAAACAATAGGAAAAAGCTACAGAttgtaaataaaagtgaaaaggCTGTGTTcaaattagaaaacagaaaaaggaaaataaagtttacaAAAGCAATATATAACAATTGCAATTTAAATGAGAATGaatcaaaatgtttaattccAAAACTACctctaaaaaataaactgaaaactcTACTTCtcaatgtaaacaaaacaaaacaaaacacaaggtCAACGGAACATATATGTGGCTTCTGCCTGGTGATCATGATTGTGGCATAGCTCCATGGTGGGGTGTGGGGGGCAAAATGTAAATCCATATGGAAATGCAGTTTTGAGGGTTCTTGTATAGTAATAACAGGAGCTAAACACAGTCTGTTATACAGTTTTACCTTCAGAATTTCTTGATGAGGTAACTAAGTAACATACTCTAGAAGAGCAATGTAGTACTTGTCGCTGTGCTACAGCCTGGGACTCTAAAGAAAGTCATCGCAGACAGCTACAGACCATGTCTTCATCTAGTTACCTACAGAACAATCTTGCTCACACTGAAAGCAGCCCACTAGACTTACCAACACTGGAATCAGCTTCAATGAAAGCTTCAagctctgcagcttctcctgggCCACAGTCATTGAGGGCTCTCACACGTAAGAAGTACAGCTCCCTGTTTTGCAGGCCTTTAACTGTGTAAGTGGTCGTCTCTATAGGAAGAACATTGCATTTGGTCCAGTCGAGGTTGTTAGAAGACCGTATCTCCACGTCATAGCCTTTCACATCATTCCCATCTTTTGCTTCGGGTCTCTTCCATGTTAGGGTGACACTAGTGCTGTCACTGCTGGTCACCGCCAGGTCCCTCACTTGACCTGGAGGTtctgaaaagataaattttatttaaactattGTTCTAGTATTCCTTCtctatcccccccccccccctttttttttcagttacagcATCACACAAGAAACCCTTCCATTCCTTCCTCATGAAGATAGAGGATTCTCACCCATGAAACATTCCCCAGTTATTTGATCTTTCTCTTTTACAAAGCACTTACAAACATTGCCTGTGCGATAACACCCCCAGTCTACATTCGGCTTTACATATTCCCAAGCCAGGATAGCAGCTGTTCACTTACTCGTGGAATCTCGAGCAAAGACGGGCTGTGACGGTGCACTGATATCTCCTACACCAGAAGCATTGACAGCTGCCACACAAAACTCATACTGCAGACCCTTCTTGAGATCGgtcattttcagtttcttatctgcagaatgaaaacaagcacGTTGGCTCAGGTGAGCAGTACTCCAACACGAAGTGGCAAGACAACAATGTTCTACTTTACTGCATCCATGCAGAACTACAGACTGAATAATTCTGAGGAGCCAAGTACAAATGCTGTCTCCAGTTCCCTTGCCCTTCCTTGTCCTAGTGTATACATACTGCTGATATGTGTTCATTGTattctctttcaaaacaaacagcctCTGAGAGCTATTATTAAGTTACAGAAAGGATATCAATTGTTTTTGCTCATGATATAAACCTAAAGTCTCCTGTACTACCAGGTAAGAGGTCCTAGTCTGCACCTGATGGATAATTGATAGCTATAGTCCAAACACATTTAGGAGCTTTTTTATATCACTTGTGTTTCTTTACCTTCCCTGCATTTTTAAGTTCCTCCCTGTCTAGTTCTTAGCATGAGGATTAAGGACAGTAGTCCTGCACATGAAATTAAGACTTCAGTTCCAGAGATTGAAGACATCAGTTTATCTACAAAGGAGCTACATCCCAAGATGCAGCAGCAATCTTCTCTACATTCTTCTCCAGCCATAGGCTTACACTTTCTAGAAAAGGTTATATACAGTTAAATGCCTGGAGAAGGTTTATAATCCAAGAGCTATATAagataaaaaggtaaaatttcaGACAGGGTTAATATGGTTGCAATAGGGACAATCAGCAGGCCAAGAactcaaaaggaaaagcactgaTGTGGAAAAGTATAAAGATACTACGCAGAAAGCAGGGAGACAGCATTGCTGCAAAGCATGTTACTTTCTGAACCCAGCTGAACTTTTGGCTTTTTTCAAGTCTTCCATCCTGTCCCAGGATTTAAGTAAGCTACCTACCTGCTATGGGCACACTGTTGACTGGCACCCAGGTCATGGTACCCTTCTTGCGTTTTTGAACGATGTATCCCACGATTCGGGAGCTGCCAGTTCTACGAGGTGTTTTCCAGGATATTGTGATGGTGTCTTTGCTGACACTGATGATCTCAGGGGGGTCTGGGGCACCAGGTGTAGCTGGAAAGAGAACAGCATTTCATTATTAGCAGATACACTTGCAAAATAAGGAAGTGTTCTCAGtcatttcttcttccaagtTTCCCCAATGTATTTGTATGAACATGCTTTGAAAACATGACTAAGACCTGAAGTTGTGTATGCTGTTCCCTACAGAACATCCAAAATGCAGTGAGTTTCCTTTCATGCCAGCTTTGATAATCAATTTCCCATAGGGTTGTAGAACACAGTTACAAAAAGTTATTCCTTACCTTTACTGGCAGCCTTTACTTCCTCTGATTCCAGTGCATCGCTGGTTCCCTCTGCATTCACAGCCCTCACCCTGAAGTAGTAGCTCATGTCTCGTTCTACTTTGTTGGTAGTGAAAGTAGTACAGCTCCTGGGGGTTTCCCCAAGAGCCACCCAGTCGCTCTTGCCTACCTCCTGCCTCTCAACGATATAGCTTTGCACTGGTTTGCCCCCATCATCCTTTGGGGATTTCCACTGAATCGTGATTTCATTTGCCGAGCTTTCTACAATTTTCATGGGTCCTGCAGGTGGCTGTGGCTTGTCTGAAAGGAAGAACACAAGCGAGTTAGCTCCAGATCCAAATGCATTCCTGGGTTTGGAGCAGACACTGTTTCTTGCTCACCAGCTGGGACACTCAGTTTCTGATGGTACATATGGCTAGTTGCAGAATGAGGGCCAAGCCCTGAACTGCCTCTTCAAACATCCACTCCTCTCACTTTTCATAAGGGTGTAGGAAGCTATGCACTTGCTCCACGAGTGATTGTTCCCATACAAATTGTACCAAGACAGCTCGCTTATAAAGTATTCAAAAGTCAACTGATGAGGCtgtccaaaaccaaacaagatTTGTGGCATCTTGTATTAAGGGGTAAGAAACACGTCAACAACTTTTGCTTGTATCTTAATTTACTGGAAAATTACATAGCCTTGTTCATCTTGGAATAGCCAGTAGTCCTAAATAAGGTTGTGACGAGTGTTACTGGTTCCGCTTCCTAACCCTTACAATAAAAGCCACTGTAGATGTTATGGGGTCTTACCTGTTACCTCAACCTTTAGGTCGATATCTAAGATGCCACTGTCGTTCTTCAGCCTGACTTTGTAATCCCCACGGTCCTTTCTCTCAGTGTTGGAGATGGACAGCATAGTATAGGTGTCTGTTTTATCAACACGAATCCTTGAGTCATCTGCTAGCTCCATTTTGTCCTTTAGCCATGTTGCTCTGACTGGCAGCCGGCCTTCAAAAGGGATCTTGatctgtattttctcccctgcCTTGGCCACAGTAGGAACACTTGTTAAGTTTTTCAGGAGAACTTTGTCAACCTGTGGAGGATCTAAGCAGATAATACAAAGTCATTAAAAACCACAGTCCAAAGAGGATAAGGCCAACCTCGGAGCGGAGAGCTTCTCTACGTTCATTGTTGCTGTATATTTCAAGCATATATTccacaatatatttatttggttCTTTAGGGACTTATCCAACCTGAAAAAGTGAAGTTCGTGATTCTGCAAACTAATTGACCTTCACATTTATTGTTACCAGCAGCActtcacacacatgcatgcaacTTTGCTACAGGTAATTTGCACAAAGTATTCATGATATCATACTGTCCTTTTCACTATAGCAAGTTTTGCGTAGGCAACGTATTAcacacaagaatgaagattccTTTTTGATAAAGTCATATGTGTGCACCCACAATCTTTGAGTTAGTAGTAGAAGCTAGTCATAAAGGCTCCCTAGTTAAATTTTTATGCACCAACaagtaacaaaaacatttcccatATTGATGGGTATTATAATAAAGTCTCAATAACCAACTATAGGTCCTGAGGGAATGTATTGCATCACTCACCTTCAACAAAAATTGAAGCTTCAGTTTTTATATCTCCAGCTTCAAACCTGTATTTCCCAGCATGAATATCTTCCACTTTGCTAAAAATTAGTTTGTGGACTAGACCTTGCTTTTCAAATAAGACACCATCCATGCTTGTTAACTACAAGATAAAACACAGGGACCCATgcttaataaaaaaacaagaagacaaTCCAAACAGGCAAGAATTTGAAGTGTAATCGAAACGATTTATGAATGTCACGTGAGTTTAATTACAGTAACATTCTGGGACTATTTATCTGGTAACTAATTCACCACCATATTCCCCACAAAGGCTTGAATCAAagaccattaaaataaatggtaatTCTAATTTGACCTCTGATCTTAAAACGTTATCTCCGAACCTTCACTTCCTATTCTTAATGCTGACACTTTAGCCCAGGCTCAAGGATGACACCTTGGAAATCCTACAGTATCATATGGATCCCACAATTTGAACTAGTCTGTTATGATCTTTTGGGATATGGAATGTGATGTCTATCCTTGATTTTAAGCACTAATTTGAAAGAGGACTTTTGGCGTTATACCTGCCTGAAGATCATTTGAAgatcctttttattattattattatttttttcatatttttctcatgcacaaaagaaaagaaaaaggatttgaTTTCAAGTAAAAGACCCATGTCATCTTCCATGGAAAGGAATAGAAAACACAAAGCGTCCTGTTGTCAGCAAGAATGGACATATCTTCCAGCAGGAAGGCAAAGAAATCTCAGTCAGTTTCTAACAGGAATTTTAGCTTAAGCTCCTGCAGAAGTCTTCTAGGGCCATGCTGAGACCATAGTAAGACTGGCAGAGGGAAAGACACCTCAGCATGATACTCAATAAGAGGCAGAGccagagagcagagcactgTTAGCCAAAGAAAAAAGTAGCTACAGGACACCGACCTTTAATCCATCTTTAAACCAGGTTCCTGTCACATCTTCTTTATTGACAGCACAAGACAGCTCAGCTGGCTCCCCTTTCTGGACTCGGACATCAATTAGCTGCTTGTTGACATGACAGCGTGGTGCTAAAtgtccagaaaagaaaatgttgaaaagatGCTAATTCTGTCTTACACTGACAGAGAATAATGTAcacaaaaatacacatgcatGTGAGGAGAagagagcttttaaaatacGCATAACTGTATCATGACGggcttttaatttaattttattttttaaaccatgaCACTGTGAGCCCGCTAGCATAAACTCATGGCATTGAAGGGACATGCCAGCTGGCCTGCATGCAATATAGTCCCTACATCAACCTAATCAACAATGGATTAATCACAAATCACATTATCCACTACATATTTGCTATTTGAAGTCTATGCTAATTGTCTTGTCTCCCTCTACagccagtggggaaaaaaaaaaaaaaaaaaaaaaaggctcctcTGGAACATGTACAATGTCCTCCTtaactgttcttttcctttgtattgACCAGCCACAGGGCTGCCTAAACGGTCCCCCAGAACAGCCCCAGACACCCCCTGCATTCAActttcccttccccagttcATCCTTGTTAACGTCCTCATCTCCTCTCTAACAAACATCCCAATTCTATTCACTCTTTCCTAATCGACTCCCAGTTTTGCAGGTTTTACTTCcttatttgtatttatgttaTGGTGCCCTTGATAAATTCTATCTTGGTCAGCAGGGCCACAAGGCAAGTACTCCCTTTCATCACATATatgaaatttctcatttttacagtttttgaCATTGCTATCTTGATAGTGCAGCCACTGGTAAGATTTAAATGGCTGCATATACATTATTCTTTCAATAAATGTAACTCGTTATTTCTAAAGTTACAAGAGAAAACGAGTTCTTTAGATTGTATTAGATTATGTGCACACACAGCCTAGTTAGGTACAGAGTAGTTCCCAGGTCTCACAGAAACCAAATCTTTGCAAAAGATGTATGTatgaatgaaaaagagaaacagtatGGTTTAAATTGGAGCAATGTCAAAGAAACAAAGCCCTATTCTTTGAAACTATATGGGAAATAATGGTTGTGAACTCAAGTCTCTTCCATTTGgatttgaataatttatttgaatgaatgaatgataCCTGTATTTAGATATCATACCACAATTATATCTATCCATATACGCTGCATTGAAAACTGTACAGTTAGACCAGTACCCAAACAAGCCAGCTCTATAGACATTATTCTGTTGTCAGTTCACAATTAGCAAAATCATACCCTCTGTCCAAGAGCGTTtaccaaacacttcttgaactccagcaggctcggtgaCATGAGcgtgtccctggggagcctgtccctgtgcccaaccacctctgggtgcagaacctctCCCTAACCCCcaccctgaccctcccctgtcccagctccatgccatcccctcgggtcctgtcgctgtccccagagagcagagctcagcgcctgccccccTGCTaccctcgtgagggagctgcaggccgccatgaggcctcccctcggcctgctctgctctgggtcGAACAAACCAAGgcacctcagccgctcctcacacaTCTTCCCctcaggcccttcaccatcttgtAGCCCCCCTTTGGGCACTCTGTAGTAGCTTTAAGTTCTTCTGatattgtggcacccaaaactgcatgcagtactcgaggtgaggctgtgccagcacacagcagagcaggacaatcccttccctcgaccggctggcagcactgtgcctgatgcaccccaggacacagTTGTCCCTTCTGTCTGCCAGGACACACTGATGGGTCACGTTCAACTTGCTGCtgaccagaacccccagatccctgtctgtggggctgctctccagcctgtcgTCCCCCAGTCTGTGTAAAACCCAGGTTGCTCCAACCCAcgtgcagaatccagcacttgctcttgttagTAACAAAACACAAGGATCAGCGATACAAAAGTAATCAATTAAACACATACCTCTCAGATCATCTAGGCGATAATGTCTTCTTTTCTCTGTACTTTCCGTATTCTTCAagaaatcatttgttttaatatccaGGCTGGGTAGCTGTTTTCTCTGGTTTATTGAGGAGGGTCCACCATAAAGATCTGATGTCTGATCATAACCTGGTGAACCTTGACCGAAAACACCTGGCTTCCTCCCATCACCCATTCTGTTATGAGATttgccccctgcccctccaaCAGCCAAATCTGTGCCATAACGGGAACCTAACTGTCCTAAATCTCTGTCCTCACCCCTACTATCCCTTTGACCTGATTCTTTGTCCTGGGATGAGCCTCTGTGGCCTGGTCCTCTGAAATCAGCAGCAGTTCTCTTTCCAGCTTCACCTCGTGCAGATTTGCCAGGACGTGAATCAGGCCCGTATTCCCCACCCATTCCAACAGCTCCTGCCATACCTTCTGTACCCCAGGCTGAATGCAAGtccctcccagcacctcccaaCCTGCCAACACCACCGGCTCCAGCCCTGGCTCCAGCTGACCCCCCATCCTTTCCATATGCAGACCCAGCACCTTGTATGGCAGAGCCACCAACACCCCTACCTTCTGAGGATAAGCCcgctcctcctgctccacctcCATATCCTTGAACACTGCTCAGCCCAGCATCCTGACCAGCTAAACCTGAACCACCAACACCAGCCCCAGCCGGGAGACCATCCTTTCCATAGGGAGATCCAGCACCACCAAAACCAcctccaccagcaccaccaaCACCAGCCCCAGTTCCCATTCCCACTGGAAGGCCATCTTTTCCATATGGAGATCCAACACCTCCCAAACCAcctgcaccagcaccaccaACACCAGTCCCAGCTGGGAGACCATCCTTTCCATAGGGAGAACCAATGCCTGCTGCACCACCTGCACCAGCACCACCCACTCCAGCAGGGAGACCATCCTTTCCATAGGGAGATCCAACACCTCCCAAACCATctgcaccagcaccaccagcgtCAGCCCCAGATGGGAGACCATCCTTTCCATAGGGAGACCCAACACCTCCCAAGCCAcctgcaccagcaccaccagcgccagctccagcagggagaCCATCCTTTCCATAGGGAGATCCAACATCTCCCAAGCCAcctgcaccagcaccaccagcgccagccccagctccagcagggagaCCATCCTTTCCATAGGGAGACCCAACACCTCCCAGACCAGctgcaccagcaccaccagtgccagccccagctccagcagggagaCCTTCCTTTCCATAGGGAGACCCAACACCTCCTAAACCAcctgcaccagcaccaccagcaccagtCCCAGCTGGAAGGCCATCCTTTCCATAGGGAGAACCAATACCTGCTGCACTACCTCCACCAGCACCACCCACTCCAGCTGGGAGACCATCCTTTCCATAGGGAGAACCAACACCTCCCAGACCACCTacaccagctccagctgggagaCCATCCTTTCCATAGGGAGAAGCATCACTTGCTGTACCAcctgcaccagcaccaccagccccaggTCCCATTCCCACTGGAAGGCCATCCTTTCCATAGGGAGAACCAACACCTCCCAAACCACCTGCACCAGCTCCACCAACACCagtcccagctccagctgggaggCCATCCTTTCCATAGGGTGATCCAGCACCTCCAAAACCGCCTACACCAGCACCACCAACACCAGCCCCAGCTGGAAGACCATCCTTTCCATAGGGAGAACCAACTCCCCCTGCACCAGCTAAACCTGAACCACCAACACCAGCCCCAGCCGGGAGACCATCTTTTCCATAGGGAGATCCAGCACCACCAAGACCACCTACACCGGCCCCACCATCACCAGCCCCAGTTCCCATTCCCACTGGAAGGCCATCTTTTCCATAGGGAGAGCCAGTTCCTCCTGCACCACCTATACCAACCCCAGCTGGGAGACCATCCTTTCCATAGGGAGACCCTACACCACCAAAGCCATCCACACCTGTACCACTGGCACCAGGTCCCATTTCCACTGGAAGGCCATCTTTTCCATAAGGAGAGCTAATTcctcctgcaccagctgcaCCAACACCAGCCCCAGCTAGGTGACTATCCTTTCCATAGGGAGATCCTACACCACCAAAGTCATCTACACCTGTACCACCAGCCCCAGTTCCCATTCCCATTGGAAGGCTGTCTTTTCCATAGGGAGAGCCAACACCTCCAAAACCACCtacaccagcaccaccagccccagctccatcTGGGAGACCATCCTTTTGATAGGGTGATCCCATTTGTCTTCCGGCTCCATCAGCTCTACCCCAatttccagctccagccccaggtTCACCTGATTGTCCATGTTTACCGTAAAACCCTCCCATTTTACCTGCAGTAGCATTATCAACATCTGCCCCAAGTGGCAGACCATCTGGACCATAGAGTACGCCCATTTCTCCTGCAGAACCATCACCTGCACCACTTCTAGCCCCATCTCCAGCTGGGAGACCATCTGGGCCATACAGCAAGCCAGATCTTCCTGCCTGACCTACATGACCACCAGCATCAACTGTTAAGCCATCCTTGCCATACGGAGCCCCtacttctccttctctttttatatCGACTCCATTCACACCAGCCACAGTAGGCAGACCATCCTTGCTATAGGGGGATCTTATTCCTCCTGCAGTCTCAGTACCTGCAGCATTCTTACCAGATCTAGTCCTACCTAGCATATCATCCTTGCCATACAGGGAATGCTTGTCTCCCACTCTGCTGGAATCAGGATCAAGTCCATCTAACACAGAACTTCCATCAGTAGCACCTAATCTCTTGATACCACCAAAGCCAGCTCTAGAACTATTATCACCTACTTTATCATTTTTGTCATGCCAAGAGTCCATACCTTCTGCATCATCCATGTCAACATCAACTGCATCCGACATGCCCTCATCTCTGCCATCCACAGAACACCATTCaactgctcctcctgctctaTCATCAGTATTTGCTTTACCTGTCATAGAATCCTGGCTGTGTACAGGCCTTAAACCTTTCTTCCCTCCTAAAATTTTTAGTCTAATGTTACTATCATCATCTGTCATTGATTCCCCATCTCTCTCTGCTCCAGAATACTGCCCGGGCCCCATTGTTCCATCTCTGTAGGTTTTGCGTAGCCCCTCTTTTCCCAGAAATATACGTCCTTCTTCATCAACATTAGTAGAGTAGCCTTGACTGCCTTCTTGGCCATTTCTGTACCAGTTATCTTTTTCCATGCCAGCATGCATAAGATGATCTTTATCACTAAGATGTTCTCCGTGTTTAGGTTTCTTAGCTTTATCTGTCAATCTTTCTTTCCGCCAGccagatttctctttttcacctCCTTCATCctgtctcttttttcctttgggatcTGTATATATGGTTtgattgaaggaaaaaaaaatacagcaaaagagagaaaacaacaaacaatcAACACCATGTACTGCATcaacaaagaaaattcattaGCATGTTATCATTTCTAAGACACTGAAACATAACACATTTAAATGAACTTAAATTCAGttaaaaccctttttttttcattgctgtacTAAGACATAACCTTACATTTCTTAGTTAAGACAACaattatttttagctgaaaCATGCTtgttaacaaacaaaaaaaaagaaaaaaaaaaagaagaaatgggagATCAGGGCAAACCCAGCATGATAGATCCAACTTAGAGGGGCTTAAGTGGTATCTGGGACTCTTTGGTTCCTTTTACCTTCTCCCTCCAGCCCTGAAGAAGTTGCAGAATATCCCCCACCCAGAGTGGTCATCAGTTCCCACCCTTCAATTAGAATCTCATGGCTACTGTGGCAGCTTGCACATTTGGCATTTCGGCACTTGAGAGATCTCCAAGCCGAAGACTAAAGATTCTGGTTCTGTGAACAGCTTTGTATTAAACTCATAATTCAGACTTTTCTGAGACAAAAAGTGGAGCTAGAAGGTCATGgactgtgtttgttttcacccTAGATATAATTTCTGTAGATTGCTGACAGGTCAATGAAGTCACCAGGCAGTTGCTTTTTATCTCATACTCAGCAACCTGTTTCTGATGGGTTACCAAAAAAGGTCTCTATGAAAGGCaccagcttttgctgcagcaggaactcaaaaccaaaacaactgCACTtgagaataaaagaatataaGCCAGCTAACTATTAATCTGAATCATAGTGAAGATTGAATCATACAATATCAAAGTTGGAtgggacccacaaggatcatcaagctCAACTtctgggtccccaaaggaccacattaaaaaaaaaaaaatcacgtgtcttcttgaactctgtcaggcttggtgccatgaccatgtccctggggagcctgttccagtgcctgaccaccctcagGTGATGgaccttttcctgatatccagcctgaatcTGCTTCCACTGGAAGGCATATTTCCCATCTTCCTCTGACCTTCTTCTAACCTGTTTAACCCCTACTTTGGAAAGAAAGTACCATCTAGCAAGATGCCCTTGAAATTCCCTTGATTGTATGTATGCTGCATCATTAAAAACACATGGTAGGATATGGAGTATTTTTAGGTAACTGATGGAGAATATACTACTTGATAGTAAATGGACAGGAAATAAACCAATAGAGTTTGtcttaactaaaaaaaaagtctaatctgaagagaaaataaggtCTAAACGGACCCTCATTTCTACAAATTCAATTTAGGAAGTAGAAGCTCCACAGTTTGTTTCTCAGTGAGCATTAAGGCAGGGaaaggattattattttattaacatgcTTCAAGCCAACACCATGGGAAAAATACAGTGTCACTTACACTCTACAAGAAGATAGGCATTTGAGGAGCAGAGTCCAGTGTCGAGTGTGTACATTCCGTTGTCAGAGGCCTCAACATCCTTGATAACAAGCTGATGGGTCAGACCGTCTGGGGTTACGGAGATCTGGTGCTTCTCACTTGCCTCAAGGGGGTGGGTTTTATGTAGCCACACAGCATCATAGCAAGGACTGCGTAGGATACACTCAAAGACAGCATTTCCCTCCTCAGGACAATGCACATCACAGAGAGGCTGCTGAAATCTCACAGGGATGgctggaatg
This genomic window contains:
- the IGFN1 gene encoding immunoglobulin-like and fibronectin type III domain-containing protein 1 isoform X1, translated to MTSHRTVKSYKKSSVPGVNIAQFVDKIPEGCSTPDFERKPVTLTLQEGKNAIFRAVVKGVPTPEVEWRRAKGEMDNPDKYEIFFNEVTKEYILKINKLTADDTDVYRCFAVNEYGEATCSAGLRIIQVGFKRKAQHVPAQSADELKKKLQDLRKLLRKRAPVPKQKTLDKEAIFQLLLHADKRDYEKICIKYGISDFRGMLRKLQEMRRDAESEQGELIHSIKNMEHIKINKDGTATFSLEMDLKNSNSKIYLLKDGERLRYGTGDEYRKHYLRRIGKKYNFIVNDVQPEDAGLYQVRVEDVPVFSTELDAESIPVRFQQPLCDVHCPEEGNAVFECILRSPCYDAVWLHKTHPLEASEKHQISVTPDGLTHQLVIKDVEASDNGMYTLDTGLCSSNAYLLVEYPKGKKRQDEGGEKEKSGWRKERLTDKAKKPKHGEHLSDKDHLMHAGMEKDNWYRNGQEGSQGYSTNVDEEGRIFLGKEGLRKTYRDGTMGPGQYSGAERDGESMTDDDSNIRLKILGGKKGLRPVHSQDSMTGKANTDDRAGGAVEWCSVDGRDEGMSDAVDVDMDDAEGMDSWHDKNDKVGDNSSRAGFGGIKRLGATDGSSVLDGLDPDSSRVGDKHSLYGKDDMLGRTRSGKNAAGTETAGGIRSPYSKDGLPTVAGVNGVDIKREGEVGAPYGKDGLTVDAGGHVGQAGRSGLLYGPDGLPAGDGARSGAGDGSAGEMGVLYGPDGLPLGADVDNATAGKMGGFYGKHGQSGEPGAGAGNWGRADGAGRQMGSPYQKDGLPDGAGAGGAGVGGFGGVGSPYGKDSHLAGAGVGAAGAGGISSPYGKDGLPVEMGPGASGTGVDGFGGVGSPYGKDGLPAGVGIGGAGGTGSPYGKDGLPVGMGTGAGDGGAGVGGLGGAGSPYGKDGLPAGAGVGGSGLAGAGGVGSPYGKDGLPAGAGVGGAGVGGFGGAGSPYGKDGLPAGAGTGVGGAGAGGLGGVGSPYGKDGLPVGMGPGAGGAGAGGVGSPYGKDGLPAGVGGAGGGSAAGIGSPYGKDGLPAGTGAGGAGAGGLGGVGSPYGKEGLPAGAGAGTGGAGAAGLGGVGSPYGKDGLPAGAGAGAGGAGAGGLGDVGSPYGKDGLPAGAGAGGAGAGGLGGVGSPYGKDGLPSGADAGGAGADGLGGVGSPYGKDGLPAGVGGAGAGGAAGIGSPYGKDGLPAGTGVGGAGAGGLGGVGSPYGKDGLPVGMGTGAGVGGAGGGGFGGAGSPYGKDGLPAGAGVGGSGLAGQDAGLSSVQGYGGGAGGAGLSSEGRGVGGSAIQGAGSAYGKDGGSAGARAGAGGVGRLGGAGRDLHSAWGTEGMAGAVGMGGEYGPDSRPGKSARGEAGKRTAADFRGPGHRGSSQDKESGQRDSRGEDRDLGQLGSRYGTDLAVGGAGGKSHNRMGDGRKPGVFGQGSPGYDQTSDLYGGPSSINQRKQLPSLDIKTNDFLKNTESTEKRRHYRLDDLRAPRCHVNKQLIDVRVQKGEPAELSCAVNKEDVTGTWFKDGLKLTSMDGVLFEKQGLVHKLIFSKVEDIHAGKYRFEAGDIKTEASIFVEDPPQVDKVLLKNLTSVPTVAKAGEKIQIKIPFEGRLPVRATWLKDKMELADDSRIRVDKTDTYTMLSISNTERKDRGDYKVRLKNDSGILDIDLKVEVTDKPQPPAGPMKIVESSANEITIQWKSPKDDGGKPVQSYIVERQEVGKSDWVALGETPRSCTTFTTNKVERDMSYYFRVRAVNAEGTSDALESEEVKAASKATPGAPDPPEIISVSKDTITISWKTPRRTGSSRIVGYIVQKRKKGTMTWVPVNSVPIADKKLKMTDLKKGLQYEFCVAAVNASGVGDISAPSQPVFARDSTKPPGQVRDLAVTSSDSTSVTLTWKRPEAKDGNDVKGYDVEIRSSNNLDWTKCNVLPIETTTYTVKGLQNRELYFLRVRALNDCGPGEAAELEAFIEADSSVVSPRFLIDDTVKNFLIIKAGNTIRVDIPFEASPDPEVTWLKDGLLLSNRATISTKDGTSQLLIKAAELTDSGTYTIELKNGSGKRETFSFQVQVTDIPQNPGPILLQENVPNAVTVIWEPSASEKWERNLYYTVLKRESQKGVWHVVGDLIYTNKFTYTTVIPGRDYYFRVVAKNELGSSGPSETVQPWRIKKTKAEVHVRPQKYRGVNQNQPPRFLVPLKPHVVTTGSECRMSCAVAGHPPPKITWYKDSRDLSSDPAYFGTNDFGVCSLVIQGVSKADEGEYMVEAANELGRVYSRAFLAIKDSSL